In Tsuneonella amylolytica, one genomic interval encodes:
- a CDS encoding TonB-dependent receptor domain-containing protein codes for MSIRLLATTALATISGAVAAQDEQTATGARSTVAPDQIIVTAQPLGRTADETTTPVTVIAGDDLIYRRQATLGETLMNEPGINADTFGGGAARPVIRGQTSPRIRILQDGAQIQDASDVSPDHAISSEPLLLRQIEVLRGPAALLYGGGAISGAVNLLDTRIPEEIPARGIAAVAELRGGTADDERTAVGGVTVGAGPFALRAEGVYRDSEDYRAPDWDENRVAGTFNRTRTGTLGGSIVGDNGYFGVAYTRQESEYGVPGHNHDYESCHPHGSSLHCGGHGHEEEEHDHDHDHEEHSDVFVDLVSNRFDVRGELRNPVPAIERIRLRGGFSDYRHYELHAEEHDHDHEDEHDHAHDEDDHEHEAGEEPTGFFNKGHDVRLEVEHAPIMGLRGVVGIQNSRSRFRTEGPEAFLPESLTKNTGVFLFESLEAGPVRFELGARKEWQRIRTVDGRSAEHSPFSISGAGIWTFSPGYSLALGLSRAQRAPTNQELFARGIHLATNTFEIGDAALGKETAHTIDLTFRKTQGPTRITLSAFRNQIDNYIYADTLDRFEDFRLIRYDQRDARFWGFEGSLRQQLTPVLGLAVFGDYVRAKFSEGLDENLPRIPAGRLGARADARSGPLFGELEFQHVFEQDSVADFETATPGYNMLNATVAYQLPLGPVRSEVFLRATNLLDELAYNHVSFVKEAAPLRGRNVVLGVRAAF; via the coding sequence ATGTCCATACGACTGCTTGCTACAACTGCCCTTGCAACGATCTCAGGAGCGGTTGCCGCGCAAGACGAACAGACTGCGACTGGCGCGCGCAGCACGGTGGCCCCGGACCAGATCATTGTGACTGCGCAGCCGCTCGGCCGCACGGCTGACGAGACCACTACGCCCGTGACCGTCATCGCCGGCGACGATCTGATCTATCGCCGGCAGGCCACGCTCGGCGAAACGTTGATGAACGAGCCGGGCATCAATGCCGATACCTTCGGCGGCGGCGCTGCTCGCCCCGTCATCCGTGGCCAGACTTCGCCGCGTATCCGGATCCTGCAGGATGGCGCCCAGATCCAGGACGCCTCCGACGTGTCGCCTGATCACGCCATTTCCAGCGAGCCGCTGCTGCTGCGTCAGATCGAGGTCCTGCGCGGCCCGGCAGCCCTGCTGTATGGCGGTGGAGCCATCTCAGGCGCGGTAAACCTGCTCGATACGCGAATCCCGGAAGAAATCCCCGCACGCGGCATCGCTGCAGTCGCCGAATTGCGCGGGGGCACGGCGGATGACGAGCGGACCGCGGTCGGCGGGGTGACCGTCGGCGCCGGTCCGTTCGCGCTGCGCGCCGAGGGGGTTTACCGCGACAGCGAAGACTATCGCGCGCCCGATTGGGACGAGAACCGCGTTGCCGGTACCTTCAACAGGACCCGGACCGGCACGCTCGGCGGCTCGATCGTGGGCGATAATGGCTATTTCGGCGTCGCCTATACGCGGCAGGAAAGCGAGTACGGCGTACCGGGGCACAACCACGATTACGAAAGCTGCCATCCGCACGGTAGCTCGCTGCATTGTGGTGGCCATGGGCATGAGGAAGAGGAGCATGACCACGATCATGATCACGAGGAGCACAGCGATGTGTTCGTCGACCTCGTAAGCAACCGCTTCGATGTCCGCGGTGAGCTGCGCAATCCCGTGCCCGCGATCGAGCGCATCCGGCTGCGCGGCGGCTTCAGCGATTATCGCCACTACGAACTTCATGCCGAAGAGCACGATCATGACCATGAGGATGAGCATGATCACGCCCACGACGAAGACGATCACGAGCACGAGGCAGGCGAGGAGCCGACCGGGTTCTTCAACAAGGGCCACGACGTCCGCCTCGAAGTCGAGCACGCCCCCATCATGGGTCTGCGCGGAGTGGTCGGTATCCAGAACAGCCGCAGCCGCTTCCGCACCGAGGGCCCTGAGGCCTTCCTGCCTGAGAGCCTGACCAAGAACACCGGCGTGTTCCTGTTCGAAAGCCTGGAAGCGGGGCCGGTTCGCTTCGAACTGGGGGCGCGCAAGGAATGGCAGCGGATCAGGACGGTGGACGGCCGCAGCGCTGAACATTCGCCGTTCTCGATCTCCGGCGCTGGCATCTGGACGTTCTCGCCAGGCTACTCGCTGGCGCTGGGCCTGTCCCGGGCCCAACGCGCGCCGACCAACCAGGAGCTGTTCGCGCGCGGCATTCACCTTGCCACCAATACGTTCGAGATCGGCGATGCGGCGCTCGGCAAGGAGACCGCTCACACGATCGACCTGACCTTCCGCAAAACGCAGGGGCCGACGCGGATCACGCTGAGCGCCTTCCGCAACCAGATCGATAACTACATCTATGCCGATACTCTCGACCGATTCGAGGACTTCCGCCTGATCCGTTATGACCAGCGGGATGCGCGGTTCTGGGGCTTCGAAGGGTCGCTCCGCCAGCAGTTGACCCCCGTGCTCGGGCTCGCGGTGTTCGGCGACTACGTGCGCGCCAAGTTCAGCGAAGGCTTGGACGAGAACCTGCCGCGCATACCGGCGGGGCGTCTGGGCGCGCGTGCGGATGCACGCAGTGGCCCGCTGTTCGGTGAGCTCGAGTTCCAGCACGTGTTCGAGCAGGACAGTGTCGCCGACTTCGAGACGGCGACGCCTGGCTACAACATGCTCAACGCCACGGTCGC
- a CDS encoding MerC domain-containing protein, producing MRPSRRILFPMSSAPSPWLDRLAIGASAACFAHCLMLPFLIAALPATARVLSLPEEAHLIAFAFAVPVSAWAVLRGYRHHGVMYPALLALTGLSLLGIGALAGLTPITETAVTVAGSVLLAGAHLRNWQLSASRSPNRYAARDTR from the coding sequence ATGCGCCCGTCACGCCGGATCCTTTTTCCAATGTCTTCTGCCCCGAGCCCTTGGCTCGACCGCCTGGCGATAGGTGCCTCTGCGGCATGTTTCGCGCACTGCCTGATGCTGCCGTTCCTGATTGCGGCGCTACCTGCCACCGCCAGGGTCTTGAGCCTGCCGGAAGAGGCACATCTCATTGCCTTTGCCTTCGCCGTCCCGGTGAGCGCGTGGGCTGTCCTGCGCGGCTATCGCCACCATGGGGTGATGTACCCGGCCTTGCTCGCCCTGACTGGCCTGTCGCTGCTCGGCATCGGCGCGCTCGCTGGGCTGACGCCGATCACCGAAACCGCGGTCACTGTTGCCGGCAGCGTGCTGCTCGCGGGGGCGCATCTTCGGAACTGGCAGCTGAGCGCCAGCAGATCCCCCAACCGATACGCTGCGCGGGACACGCGCTGA
- a CDS encoding class I SAM-dependent methyltransferase has protein sequence MPDSNRMFLDMFSDPDRIAAYAEGPPRFTPGLEAVHRMTGILLAERTPADAHVLVLGAGGGLELRALAAAEPEWRFTGVDPAGPMLELARNALGADASRAELVEGYIDDAPPGPFDAATCLLTLHFLDRAERLRTLQEMRRRMKPSAPLVVVHSSFPQDEPARTRWLERYAAYAVASGADAAQTEQARAAVSASLALLTPDDDEDCLRAAGFSDVELFYAAFTWRGWVATA, from the coding sequence ATGCCAGACAGCAATCGCATGTTCCTAGACATGTTCTCCGACCCCGACCGCATCGCGGCTTACGCTGAGGGGCCACCGCGCTTCACCCCAGGCCTGGAAGCAGTGCACCGCATGACGGGCATTCTTTTAGCAGAACGCACGCCAGCCGATGCGCACGTGCTGGTCCTTGGTGCCGGAGGTGGGCTTGAGCTCCGGGCCCTTGCGGCGGCCGAGCCCGAGTGGCGCTTCACTGGCGTGGACCCTGCCGGCCCCATGCTCGAGCTTGCCCGCAACGCGTTAGGCGCAGACGCAAGCCGAGCCGAGCTGGTCGAAGGGTACATCGATGACGCTCCGCCGGGACCTTTCGATGCCGCCACTTGCTTGCTCACCTTGCACTTTCTGGACCGCGCCGAGCGCTTGCGTACGCTGCAGGAGATGCGTCGGCGGATGAAGCCGAGTGCACCCCTGGTGGTGGTGCACTCCAGTTTCCCACAAGACGAGCCCGCTCGCACCCGCTGGCTGGAGCGGTACGCAGCCTACGCAGTCGCTTCCGGCGCTGATGCGGCGCAAACGGAGCAGGCGCGCGCCGCGGTGTCCGCCAGCCTCGCGCTGCTGACACCCGATGACGACGAAGATTGCTTGCGCGCCGCCGGCTTCAGCGATGTGGAGTTGTTCTATGCCGCCTTCACGTGGCGCGGCTGGGTTGCGACGGCTTGA
- a CDS encoding 3'-5' exonuclease encodes MSPNRVRVIDLETTGSSPPAHAVCEIGWQDVVRQGDGRWELDADGSARFVDPGRPIPPVTMAVHHIMDDDVRGAAFWADIAPAILRPEGGAVALAAHRASFEQRFCTPKLSGGARWICTWKCALRLWPDSPSFSNQVLRYWRMPEGLDQSKGLPVHRAFPDAYVTAHHLRDQLNAAGLDTLLAWSAEPGLLPRVPYGADRGRYWHELDDEAVRGYTADRNEDVRFSAQKEVERRFGVAPASGTGPAQGELL; translated from the coding sequence ATGTCCCCGAACCGCGTCCGCGTGATCGATCTCGAAACGACCGGGTCCAGTCCGCCGGCCCATGCGGTTTGCGAGATCGGCTGGCAGGATGTCGTGCGTCAAGGCGATGGCCGATGGGAGCTGGATGCGGACGGGAGTGCGCGCTTCGTCGATCCGGGGCGGCCGATCCCGCCGGTGACGATGGCGGTGCACCATATCATGGACGACGACGTCCGGGGCGCCGCGTTCTGGGCGGATATCGCGCCCGCGATCCTGCGACCGGAAGGCGGGGCAGTCGCGCTCGCGGCGCACCGGGCATCGTTCGAGCAGCGCTTCTGCACGCCCAAGTTGTCGGGCGGTGCGCGGTGGATCTGCACCTGGAAATGCGCGCTGCGGCTGTGGCCCGACAGTCCGAGCTTCTCGAACCAGGTGCTGCGGTACTGGCGGATGCCGGAAGGCCTCGACCAATCGAAGGGTCTGCCGGTCCACCGCGCCTTTCCCGATGCCTACGTAACGGCCCACCACTTGCGCGATCAGCTAAACGCGGCTGGTCTCGACACATTGCTGGCGTGGAGCGCCGAGCCGGGATTGCTCCCCCGCGTCCCGTACGGAGCGGATCGCGGCCGTTACTGGCACGAGCTCGATGACGAAGCCGTGCGGGGTTACACGGCGGACCGTAACGAGGACGTGCGCTTCTCGGCGCAGAAAGAGGTCGAGCGCCGGTTCGGCGTCGCTCCGGCCTCCGGCACCGGGCCGGCGCAGGGCGAGCTTCTCTAG
- a CDS encoding efflux transporter outer membrane subunit, which produces MTLRSFVLAAASALALSACAANPADVATTVPPSASAGPFLSAEAGVVTPSPLPADWWRMYDDPVLDGLVADAATANTDVRQAVARIARARAALRGARADRLPQGGLSASAGYGRTPEGQTLPGEDRSGAAFSVGSNIAYEVDLFGRVSGSVAAARGDLAAAQADADAVRVMAIADTTEAYAAAASAAARIATARSIVGLLDDSLRLTRKRHDAGLTDGLAVARIEALREQRAATIPAIEAERNAALFALATLTGRTPSQLPGIAGERSLPLEITAPLPVGDGAQLLARRPDVRAAQQRLLADTARIGVARADLYPRITLGGSVGSTASSLGNLFSGGPLGFLLGPLVDWAFVNREPVRARIDAAGADAQGSLAAFDGTILTALRETETALSDYARAIEQRRALTAAQNAAERAARITRAQNREGVVDSLQTLDAERTLAEAQAALADQDTLVSQRQIALFRALGGGWSPSAVVAAR; this is translated from the coding sequence ATGACCCTTCGTTCTTTCGTACTCGCCGCCGCTTCCGCACTTGCCCTTTCGGCGTGCGCGGCCAACCCGGCCGACGTCGCGACCACTGTCCCCCCCTCCGCGTCGGCCGGGCCGTTCCTTTCCGCCGAGGCCGGGGTGGTCACCCCGTCGCCGCTGCCCGCCGACTGGTGGCGGATGTACGACGATCCCGTGCTCGACGGCTTGGTCGCCGATGCCGCGACCGCCAACACCGATGTCCGCCAGGCGGTCGCCCGTATCGCGCGCGCGCGGGCTGCACTGCGCGGCGCGCGGGCCGATCGGCTTCCGCAGGGCGGGCTCAGCGCCTCGGCGGGGTACGGCCGCACGCCGGAAGGGCAGACCCTGCCGGGCGAGGACCGCAGCGGTGCCGCATTCAGCGTAGGCAGCAACATCGCCTACGAAGTCGACCTGTTCGGGCGTGTCTCGGGCTCGGTCGCGGCGGCGCGAGGCGATCTTGCCGCCGCGCAGGCCGATGCCGACGCGGTGCGGGTGATGGCGATTGCCGACACCACCGAGGCCTATGCCGCCGCCGCCAGCGCCGCTGCCCGGATCGCGACGGCGCGCTCGATCGTCGGCCTGCTCGACGACAGCCTGCGGCTCACCCGCAAGCGGCACGATGCCGGCCTGACCGACGGTCTGGCGGTTGCCCGTATCGAAGCTCTGCGCGAACAACGCGCCGCCACGATCCCGGCGATCGAGGCGGAGCGCAATGCCGCGCTGTTCGCCCTCGCGACGCTCACCGGTCGCACACCCTCGCAGCTTCCCGGCATTGCCGGCGAACGTTCGCTGCCGCTCGAGATCACCGCCCCGCTTCCGGTAGGCGACGGGGCACAGCTCCTCGCCCGCCGGCCCGACGTGCGGGCGGCGCAGCAGCGATTGCTGGCCGATACCGCCCGGATCGGTGTCGCCCGCGCCGACCTCTATCCGCGCATTACGCTGGGCGGTTCGGTGGGGTCGACGGCGTCCAGCCTCGGCAACCTGTTTTCCGGTGGGCCGCTCGGGTTCCTGCTCGGTCCGCTGGTCGACTGGGCGTTCGTCAACCGCGAACCGGTTCGCGCGCGGATCGATGCGGCGGGTGCGGATGCGCAAGGATCGCTGGCCGCGTTCGACGGAACGATCCTGACCGCGCTCAGGGAAACCGAGACCGCACTGTCCGATTACGCTCGCGCGATCGAGCAGCGACGCGCGCTGACCGCCGCGCAGAATGCCGCCGAGCGTGCCGCGCGCATTACCCGCGCCCAGAACCGCGAAGGCGTGGTCGATTCGCTGCAGACGCTCGACGCCGAACGCACGCTTGCCGAGGCGCAGGCCGCCCTCGCCGATCAGGATACGCTCGTCTCGCAGCGCCAGATCGCGCTGTTCCGCGCGCTTGGCGGGGGCTGGTCGCCGTCTGCCGTGGTGGCCGCGCGATGA
- a CDS encoding efflux RND transporter permease subunit produces the protein MRMSRFFIDRPIFAAVIAVLITLVGAIAYFFLPVSQYPDIVPPTVTVNAVYPGASAETVADTVANPIEQEINGVDGMLYQSSESTGDGRMTITVTFKPGTDLDEAQVLVQNRVAIAEARLPEEVQRLGIVTRKTTPDFLMVVNLVSPDGSLDREYISNYAQTRIKDRLARLDGVGDVQLFGQRELAMRVWIDPGRAAALGLTGSDIVRALRSQNVQVAAGTLGQQPSPDAAFQLNVETQGRFTDPAQFGQVVIRTDDQGRQVRVNDVARVEIGAADYATSAYLNGDDSVILPVFQKPGSNALAAAEGVKATMDDLAASFPHDLEYRIVYNPTEFIAQSIDAVLHTLLEAIVLVVLVIIVFLQKARASIIPVLAIPISLVGTFAVLAMAGYSLNNLSLFGLVLAIGIVVDDAIVVVENVERNLEAGFSPLEAARRSMDEVGEALVAIVLVLCAVFVPTLFMDGLSGEFYKQFAVTISAATVISLIVSLTLSPALSAMLLKPHEDLPADAPRWRHAIENAGAKFNAAFERFADWYARWTARFVAMPRRMMMTYAVLIGLTGLTLSATPTGFVPQQDQGYFVSVIQLPPGSATTRTDAVMKQVADRVLKLDGIKGTVMLSGFDGTTQTQSASSAAAYWVLDDFESRQARGLDVDTLVAKAQKATADINEARLMIVKPPVIQGIGSAGGFRMMLENTSGKGYREMQDVANAVIAKANTQEGLAGVYTFFDTGTPRVKADIDRDKAQMLGVAPSDIFDTLSVYLGSAFVNDFNLLGRTYRVTAQADAPYRNDVTDIAGLYARSDTGAMVPLGSLATFEDTTGPYRVSRYNLQPAVAIDGDTAPGSSTGQSLTTMEKVASEILPQGYATEWTGIAYQQATTGNTAVYIFALAVLLVFLVLAAQYESLIMPLAIILIVPMCLLAAMVGVNLRGMDNNVLTQIGLIVLIALSAKNAILIVEFARQGERDHGLSPVDAAIEAARTRLRPILMTSFAFILGSVPLVIATGAGAELRQALGTAVCFGMLGVTGFGLVFTPTFYVVSRALGDRIAAWRGRPATRGDAPSLPAE, from the coding sequence ATGCGCATGTCCCGTTTCTTCATCGACCGCCCCATCTTCGCCGCCGTGATCGCCGTGCTGATCACGCTGGTGGGAGCGATCGCCTACTTCTTCCTGCCGGTCAGCCAGTATCCCGACATCGTTCCGCCGACGGTCACGGTGAATGCGGTCTATCCCGGCGCCTCGGCGGAAACGGTGGCCGACACCGTCGCCAACCCGATCGAGCAGGAGATCAACGGCGTCGACGGCATGCTGTACCAGTCGAGCGAATCGACCGGCGACGGGCGGATGACGATCACCGTCACCTTCAAGCCCGGCACCGATCTCGACGAGGCGCAGGTGCTCGTTCAGAACCGCGTCGCCATCGCCGAGGCACGCCTGCCCGAGGAAGTCCAGCGGCTCGGCATCGTCACGCGCAAGACGACGCCCGACTTCCTCATGGTGGTCAATCTCGTCTCGCCCGACGGGTCGCTCGACCGCGAATACATCTCGAACTATGCGCAGACCCGGATCAAGGATCGGCTTGCCCGGCTCGACGGCGTCGGCGACGTCCAGCTGTTCGGCCAGCGCGAGCTCGCGATGCGCGTCTGGATCGACCCCGGCCGCGCCGCCGCGCTCGGCCTGACCGGCAGCGACATCGTGCGCGCGCTGCGCTCGCAGAACGTGCAGGTCGCGGCCGGCACGCTGGGCCAGCAGCCGAGCCCCGACGCCGCCTTCCAGCTCAACGTCGAGACGCAAGGGCGCTTTACCGACCCGGCGCAGTTCGGCCAGGTCGTGATCCGCACCGACGATCAGGGCCGGCAAGTCCGGGTGAACGACGTCGCGCGGGTCGAGATCGGCGCGGCGGACTACGCCACGAGCGCCTACCTCAACGGCGACGATTCCGTGATCCTTCCGGTGTTCCAGAAGCCCGGCTCGAACGCGCTCGCCGCTGCCGAGGGCGTGAAAGCCACGATGGACGACCTTGCCGCATCGTTCCCGCACGATCTCGAATACCGCATCGTCTACAACCCCACCGAATTCATCGCGCAGTCGATCGACGCGGTGCTGCATACCCTGCTCGAGGCGATCGTGCTGGTCGTGCTCGTCATCATCGTCTTCCTGCAGAAGGCGCGCGCATCCATCATCCCGGTGCTGGCGATCCCGATCTCGCTGGTCGGCACGTTCGCGGTGCTGGCGATGGCGGGTTATTCGCTCAACAACCTGTCGCTGTTCGGGCTGGTGCTGGCCATCGGTATCGTGGTCGACGACGCGATTGTCGTGGTCGAGAACGTGGAGCGAAACCTCGAGGCGGGTTTCTCCCCGCTCGAAGCCGCGCGGCGATCGATGGACGAGGTAGGCGAGGCGTTGGTCGCCATCGTGCTGGTGCTGTGCGCGGTGTTCGTGCCCACGCTGTTCATGGACGGCCTGTCGGGCGAGTTCTACAAGCAGTTCGCGGTGACGATCTCTGCCGCGACGGTGATCTCGCTGATCGTGTCGCTCACGCTGTCGCCCGCGCTGTCGGCAATGCTGCTGAAGCCGCACGAGGACTTGCCCGCCGACGCGCCGCGCTGGCGTCACGCGATCGAGAACGCGGGCGCGAAATTCAATGCCGCGTTCGAGCGGTTCGCCGACTGGTACGCCAGATGGACCGCGCGCTTCGTCGCGATGCCCAGGCGGATGATGATGACCTACGCCGTTCTCATCGGCCTCACCGGGCTGACCCTGTCCGCCACCCCAACCGGTTTCGTGCCGCAGCAGGACCAGGGTTACTTCGTCAGCGTGATCCAGCTTCCGCCGGGTAGCGCCACCACACGCACCGACGCGGTGATGAAGCAGGTTGCCGACCGCGTCCTCAAGCTCGACGGGATCAAGGGCACGGTCATGCTGTCGGGCTTCGACGGGACCACCCAGACGCAATCGGCCAGTTCGGCGGCGGCCTACTGGGTGCTCGACGACTTCGAGAGTCGTCAGGCCAGGGGCCTCGACGTCGATACCCTCGTCGCCAAAGCGCAGAAGGCGACCGCCGATATCAACGAAGCGCGGCTGATGATCGTCAAACCGCCGGTGATCCAGGGGATCGGCTCGGCGGGCGGCTTCCGCATGATGCTGGAGAACACCTCTGGCAAGGGGTACCGCGAGATGCAGGACGTGGCCAATGCGGTGATCGCCAAGGCCAACACGCAGGAGGGGCTCGCCGGGGTCTATACCTTCTTCGACACCGGCACCCCGCGGGTCAAAGCGGACATCGACCGCGACAAGGCGCAGATGCTGGGGGTTGCGCCTTCGGACATCTTCGACACCCTGTCGGTCTACCTCGGCAGCGCGTTCGTGAACGACTTCAACCTGCTCGGCCGCACCTACCGCGTCACCGCGCAGGCTGACGCGCCCTATCGCAACGACGTGACCGATATCGCCGGTCTCTATGCCCGGTCCGACACCGGGGCGATGGTGCCGCTGGGCTCGCTGGCGACGTTCGAGGACACCACCGGCCCCTACCGCGTGTCGCGCTACAACCTGCAGCCCGCTGTCGCCATCGACGGCGATACTGCGCCCGGAAGCTCCACCGGCCAATCGCTGACGACGATGGAAAAGGTCGCGTCCGAAATCCTGCCGCAGGGCTACGCCACCGAATGGACCGGTATCGCCTACCAGCAAGCGACCACCGGCAACACTGCGGTCTACATTTTCGCCCTCGCGGTGCTGCTCGTCTTCCTGGTACTGGCGGCGCAGTACGAGAGCCTGATCATGCCGCTCGCGATCATCCTGATCGTGCCGATGTGTCTGCTGGCGGCGATGGTCGGCGTGAACCTCAGGGGAATGGACAACAACGTCCTGACGCAGATCGGCCTCATCGTGCTGATCGCGCTGTCGGCCAAGAACGCGATCCTGATCGTCGAATTCGCCCGGCAGGGGGAACGCGATCACGGCCTGTCACCCGTCGATGCCGCGATCGAAGCCGCACGCACCCGCCTGCGCCCGATCCTGATGACCAGTTTCGCCTTCATCCTCGGCTCCGTACCGCTGGTGATCGCGACCGGTGCAGGCGCCGAACTGCGGCAGGCGCTGGGTACCGCGGTGTGCTTCGGCATGCTCGGCGTAACCGGCTTCGGCCTCGTCTTCACCCCCACCTTCTACGTCGTCAGCCGCGCGCTCGGCGACCGGATCGCCGCCTGGCGCGGCCGTCCAGCCACCCGGGGCGACGCGCCCTCCCTGCCGGCCGAATGA
- a CDS encoding efflux RND transporter periplasmic adaptor subunit, which yields MFDTPFDRYDDLAAAARIEEADTDDHIDGSIPLSPGEAQAAERGRPRRIWLIALVLAVAAIGSWWLLRGGTPAPAAMPVPVVTAATPLERQVTEWDEFVGRFKATKSVEVRPQVSGQISRVHFTDGQYVRAGAPLFTIDGRTYRAALAQAQADVARASSALSLSQANLARAQRLVSEDAVAATEIDRLRAEVRSNQAALQAARAATSARSIDVGFTTVRAPISGRISDRRIDAGNLVSGGGGESATLLTTINAVDPVYFEFAGSEALYLKAQRDGLFKGTDVEIRLADEPDYRWRGKLDFTDNGLDANSGTIRARAVVANQGGVLAPGLFGRMRLATGGTRAALLVPDTAITTDQTRKQVLVVGSDGIVAARTVVLGPQVGGLRVIEKGLKPTDRVVIKGVQMAMPGQKVRAQPGRITAASATAPTAQPEAEQVSRAAFATLAN from the coding sequence ATGTTCGACACACCTTTCGACCGCTACGACGATCTGGCCGCAGCCGCCCGGATCGAGGAAGCGGACACCGACGATCATATCGACGGGTCGATCCCTCTTTCACCGGGTGAGGCGCAGGCAGCCGAAAGAGGCCGGCCTCGCCGGATTTGGCTGATTGCGCTGGTCCTCGCCGTGGCTGCCATCGGTTCTTGGTGGCTCTTGCGCGGCGGCACCCCCGCCCCCGCCGCGATGCCGGTCCCTGTCGTGACCGCCGCCACCCCACTCGAGAGGCAGGTGACCGAGTGGGACGAATTCGTCGGCCGGTTCAAGGCGACGAAATCGGTCGAGGTTCGCCCGCAGGTGTCGGGACAGATTTCCCGCGTACACTTCACCGACGGCCAGTACGTCCGCGCGGGGGCGCCGTTGTTCACCATCGACGGGCGCACCTACCGCGCCGCTCTGGCACAGGCGCAGGCGGACGTCGCCCGGGCATCGAGCGCGCTGTCTCTGTCGCAGGCAAACCTCGCCCGCGCGCAGCGACTGGTGTCGGAAGACGCTGTCGCCGCGACCGAGATCGACAGGCTGCGGGCGGAGGTGCGCAGCAACCAGGCCGCCCTGCAGGCCGCCCGCGCGGCGACCTCCGCCCGTTCGATCGACGTCGGTTTCACCACCGTTCGCGCGCCGATATCCGGCCGGATTTCCGATCGCCGCATCGATGCCGGCAACCTCGTGTCGGGCGGCGGGGGCGAAAGCGCCACGCTGCTGACCACCATCAACGCGGTCGATCCCGTCTATTTCGAGTTCGCCGGATCGGAAGCGCTCTATCTCAAGGCGCAGCGCGACGGCCTATTCAAGGGCACCGACGTCGAAATCCGCCTTGCCGACGAGCCCGACTATCGTTGGCGCGGCAAGCTCGACTTCACCGACAACGGCCTCGACGCGAACTCCGGCACGATCCGTGCCCGCGCAGTGGTCGCCAACCAGGGCGGCGTGCTGGCACCGGGCCTGTTCGGCCGGATGCGCCTCGCCACCGGCGGCACCCGCGCAGCGCTGCTCGTGCCCGATACCGCGATCACGACCGACCAGACCCGCAAGCAGGTCCTCGTCGTCGGCAGCGACGGTATCGTGGCCGCCCGGACGGTCGTGCTCGGGCCGCAGGTCGGCGGGTTACGGGTGATCGAGAAGGGGCTGAAGCCCACCGACCGTGTCGTGATCAAGGGCGTGCAGATGGCGATGCCGGGCCAGAAGGTCCGCGCCCAGCCGGGCCGGATCACCGCAGCCTCGGCGACCGCACCGACAGCACAGCCGGAGGCCGAACAGGTCTCGCGCGCGGCATTCGCCACGCTCGCCAACTAA
- a CDS encoding TetR/AcrR family transcriptional regulator: protein MEKLATRGRPREFCPDEALASALQVFWTKGYEGASLSDLTDAMGITRPSLYAAFGNKEALFRQALDLYQRDKTAYIGEAMREPTARAVAQYLLHGAVDTATGGECRGCMGVISTVACQSVEPSIRDDVNQRAEAAKALIVERMQQAIDAGEFVVPTQADAITRYLLAIMQGISVQAQSGATRAELMGVADAALAAWPSK, encoded by the coding sequence ATGGAAAAGCTCGCAACCCGGGGTCGCCCGCGGGAGTTCTGTCCCGACGAGGCGCTCGCTTCCGCCCTCCAGGTATTCTGGACGAAGGGTTACGAGGGCGCGTCGCTGTCCGACCTGACCGATGCGATGGGCATTACCCGCCCCAGCCTCTACGCCGCGTTCGGCAACAAGGAGGCGCTGTTCCGCCAGGCTCTCGACCTCTACCAGCGCGACAAGACCGCCTATATCGGCGAGGCCATGCGCGAGCCGACCGCGCGCGCCGTGGCGCAGTACCTTCTGCACGGTGCTGTCGATACCGCGACCGGCGGCGAATGCCGGGGGTGCATGGGCGTAATCTCGACCGTCGCCTGCCAGAGCGTCGAGCCCTCGATCCGCGACGACGTGAACCAGCGTGCCGAAGCGGCGAAGGCGCTGATCGTCGAGCGGATGCAGCAAGCCATCGATGCCGGCGAATTCGTCGTCCCCACGCAAGCCGACGCCATAACCCGGTACCTCCTCGCGATCATGCAGGGCATTTCGGTCCAGGCGCAATCGGGCGCAACGCGGGCCGAACTCATGGGCGTGGCCGATGCCGCGCTGGCCGCATGGCCTTCGAAATAA